Proteins from a genomic interval of Syngnathus typhle isolate RoL2023-S1 ecotype Sweden linkage group LG15, RoL_Styp_1.0, whole genome shotgun sequence:
- the mks1 gene encoding Meckel syndrome type 1 protein isoform X2: MSEWCNSDTGEAVYRSLDAIKNLRIRVSLKRVTTSVTLSQQLQRQVLSQQDAGVIELVPLTSQAQPGDNAEDVVVGWQEKLFSQYEMELFQNEVACQSPLDRQYHKEVTALTQTEGRQNRRIFTYTDYDRYTNCQPLQQLHQGSHLLNTTKTKPTFLAERMATVRQRRQDRRTTDASFPKSKIINWEPSDEFKRNSHEVNSVMQTMHVMGDLGPPGRLGLKENEFLLLTVKTDGNGTIVVKPDFNEGKESYRIATAGSNKEIWHLTIENASASMKSEEKEREQRLYRDLRSRRTEFPYSLVGQDFEMPPPGVLRYFLNGEIVSAEGFEYDHLYVHFITELPNNWSSSPTQSHSGVTHVSRTKSLGKDNVAYLCYPFTLEAFCTSEEEHEESGPRWPVLYFKVLSLDSWWRYRTEGYGYLLFPSTPGLHTLTRHTWRPLQTGTASAMRRFFIGGSPELEDLSYVRVPGHFKGDRLSRFGFCTQTSGSVTFRFHCIQQSRDFANSTAARRRWQNTFDQAQGFHHRDTLLSTMEAFQRARRKMQEVRESLPVDFIASVSQIQV, from the exons ATGTCTGAATGGTGCAACAGTGACACCGGAGAGGCTGTCTACCGGTCTCTGGATGCCATAAAAAACCTACGGATAAG GGTATCCTTAAAGAGGGTGACCACCTCAGTGACTCTTTCCCAACAACTCCAGCGGCAAGTTCTGTCCCAGCAGGATGCAGGAGTCATTGAACTCGTGCCGCTCACATCGCAAGCCCAACCTG GCGATAACGCAGAAGACGTCGTCGTTGGCTGGCAGGAGAAGCTTTTCAGTCAG TATGAAATGGAGCTGTTCCAAAACGAGGTTGCGTGTCAGAGCCCACTGGACCGGCAGTACCACAAAGAGGTCACAGCCCTGACTCAGACCGAGGGCCGGCAAAACCGCAGAATTTTTACCTACACAGATTATGATCGCTACACCAACTGTCAGCCGCTGCAGCAGCTG CACCAAGGCAGCCATTTGCTCAACACCACCAAGACCAAACCCACTTTCCTTGCCGAAAGGATGGCCACCGTGCGGCAGCGAAGGCAGGACAGGCGAACCAC GGATGCCAGTTTCCCCAAGTCCAAGATCATTAACTGGGAGCCCAGCGATGAGTTCAAGAGGAACAGCCATGAGGTGAACAGTGTCATGCAGACAATGCACGTCATGGGAGATCTGGGTCCTCCTGGAAG GTTGGGTCTGAAGGAGAACGAATTTTTGCTGTTGACCGTAAAAACAGATGGCAACGGGACCATTGTCGTGAAACCTGACTTCAACGAGGGCAAAGAGTCCTACAG GATAGCAACTGCCGGGAGCAACAAAGAAATCTGGCATCTCACCATCGAGAACGCGTCGGCAAGCATGAAATCGGAGGAGAAGGAACGAGAGCAGCGCTTGTACCGAGAT CTGCGTTCCAGGCGCACCGAGTTTCCATATAGCCTCGTTGGACAGGACTTCGAAATG CCTCCTCCGGGTGTTCTGCGCTACTTCCTGAACGGCGAGATAG TCTCCGCTGAGGGCTTTGAGTATGATCATTTGTATGTCCACTTCATAACGGAGCTGCCAAACA ACTGGTCCAGCTCACCGACGCAGTCCCACTCAGGAGTCACTCACGTCTCTCGGACCAAATCACTGGGGAAG GACAACGTGGCGTACCTCTGCTACCCTTTCACCTTGGAGGCTTTCTGCACAAGCGAGGAAGAGCACGAGG AATCCGGACCCCGGTGGCCAGTGTTGTATTTCAAGGTTCTCTCACTGGACTCCTGGTGGCGATATCGAACCGAAGGCTATGGCTACCTGCTCTTTCCCTCCACGCCTG GACTGCACACCTTGACGCGTCACACGTGGAGACCCCTTCAGACGGGCACGGCCTCGGCCATGAGGCGCTTCTTTATCGGAGGTTCCCCGGAACTGGAGGACCTGAGCTACGTGAGGGTACCAGGCCATTTTAAG GGGGACAGGCTCAGTCGCTTTGGATTTTGTACACAAACCTCGGGGAGTGTGACTTTTCGTTTTCACTGCATTCAGCAGTCGAG AGATTTTGCCAATTCCACTGCAGCAAGGAGAAGGTGGCAGAACACTTTTGACCAGGCCCAAGGATTCCATCACCGTGATACTCTCTTAAGCACCATGG AGGCGTTTCAACGGGCCAGAAGGAAAATGCAAGAAGTTAGAGAAAGTCTTCCCGTGGACTTCATCGCCTCTGTCTCTCAAATCCAAGTATGA
- the mks1 gene encoding Meckel syndrome type 1 protein isoform X3, translated as MHSRVSLKRVTTSVTLSQQLQRQVLSQQDAGVIELVPLTSQAQPGDNAEDVVVGWQEKLFSQYEMELFQNEVACQSPLDRQYHKEVTALTQTEGRQNRRIFTYTDYDRYTNCQPLQQLHQGSHLLNTTKTKPTFLAERMATVRQRRQDRRTTDASFPKSKIINWEPSDEFKRNSHEVNSVMQTMHVMGDLGPPGRLGLKENEFLLLTVKTDGNGTIVVKPDFNEGKESYRIATAGSNKEIWHLTIENASASMKSEEKEREQRLYRDVRSHFWGRELRSRRTEFPYSLVGQDFEMPPPGVLRYFLNGEIVSAEGFEYDHLYVHFITELPNNWSSSPTQSHSGVTHVSRTKSLGKDNVAYLCYPFTLEAFCTSEEEHEESGPRWPVLYFKVLSLDSWWRYRTEGYGYLLFPSTPGLHTLTRHTWRPLQTGTASAMRRFFIGGSPELEDLSYVRVPGHFKGDRLSRFGFCTQTSGSVTFRFHCIQQSRDFANSTAARRRWQNTFDQAQGFHHRDTLLSTMEAFQRARRKMQEVRESLPVDFIASVSQIQV; from the exons atgcacagcag GGTATCCTTAAAGAGGGTGACCACCTCAGTGACTCTTTCCCAACAACTCCAGCGGCAAGTTCTGTCCCAGCAGGATGCAGGAGTCATTGAACTCGTGCCGCTCACATCGCAAGCCCAACCTG GCGATAACGCAGAAGACGTCGTCGTTGGCTGGCAGGAGAAGCTTTTCAGTCAG TATGAAATGGAGCTGTTCCAAAACGAGGTTGCGTGTCAGAGCCCACTGGACCGGCAGTACCACAAAGAGGTCACAGCCCTGACTCAGACCGAGGGCCGGCAAAACCGCAGAATTTTTACCTACACAGATTATGATCGCTACACCAACTGTCAGCCGCTGCAGCAGCTG CACCAAGGCAGCCATTTGCTCAACACCACCAAGACCAAACCCACTTTCCTTGCCGAAAGGATGGCCACCGTGCGGCAGCGAAGGCAGGACAGGCGAACCAC GGATGCCAGTTTCCCCAAGTCCAAGATCATTAACTGGGAGCCCAGCGATGAGTTCAAGAGGAACAGCCATGAGGTGAACAGTGTCATGCAGACAATGCACGTCATGGGAGATCTGGGTCCTCCTGGAAG GTTGGGTCTGAAGGAGAACGAATTTTTGCTGTTGACCGTAAAAACAGATGGCAACGGGACCATTGTCGTGAAACCTGACTTCAACGAGGGCAAAGAGTCCTACAG GATAGCAACTGCCGGGAGCAACAAAGAAATCTGGCATCTCACCATCGAGAACGCGTCGGCAAGCATGAAATCGGAGGAGAAGGAACGAGAGCAGCGCTTGTACCGAGATGTGCGTAGCCATTTCTGGGGCCGTGAG CTGCGTTCCAGGCGCACCGAGTTTCCATATAGCCTCGTTGGACAGGACTTCGAAATG CCTCCTCCGGGTGTTCTGCGCTACTTCCTGAACGGCGAGATAG TCTCCGCTGAGGGCTTTGAGTATGATCATTTGTATGTCCACTTCATAACGGAGCTGCCAAACA ACTGGTCCAGCTCACCGACGCAGTCCCACTCAGGAGTCACTCACGTCTCTCGGACCAAATCACTGGGGAAG GACAACGTGGCGTACCTCTGCTACCCTTTCACCTTGGAGGCTTTCTGCACAAGCGAGGAAGAGCACGAGG AATCCGGACCCCGGTGGCCAGTGTTGTATTTCAAGGTTCTCTCACTGGACTCCTGGTGGCGATATCGAACCGAAGGCTATGGCTACCTGCTCTTTCCCTCCACGCCTG GACTGCACACCTTGACGCGTCACACGTGGAGACCCCTTCAGACGGGCACGGCCTCGGCCATGAGGCGCTTCTTTATCGGAGGTTCCCCGGAACTGGAGGACCTGAGCTACGTGAGGGTACCAGGCCATTTTAAG GGGGACAGGCTCAGTCGCTTTGGATTTTGTACACAAACCTCGGGGAGTGTGACTTTTCGTTTTCACTGCATTCAGCAGTCGAG AGATTTTGCCAATTCCACTGCAGCAAGGAGAAGGTGGCAGAACACTTTTGACCAGGCCCAAGGATTCCATCACCGTGATACTCTCTTAAGCACCATGG AGGCGTTTCAACGGGCCAGAAGGAAAATGCAAGAAGTTAGAGAAAGTCTTCCCGTGGACTTCATCGCCTCTGTCTCTCAAATCCAAGTATGA
- the mks1 gene encoding Meckel syndrome type 1 protein isoform X1 yields MSEWCNSDTGEAVYRSLDAIKNLRIRVSLKRVTTSVTLSQQLQRQVLSQQDAGVIELVPLTSQAQPGDNAEDVVVGWQEKLFSQYEMELFQNEVACQSPLDRQYHKEVTALTQTEGRQNRRIFTYTDYDRYTNCQPLQQLHQGSHLLNTTKTKPTFLAERMATVRQRRQDRRTTDASFPKSKIINWEPSDEFKRNSHEVNSVMQTMHVMGDLGPPGRLGLKENEFLLLTVKTDGNGTIVVKPDFNEGKESYRIATAGSNKEIWHLTIENASASMKSEEKEREQRLYRDVRSHFWGRELRSRRTEFPYSLVGQDFEMPPPGVLRYFLNGEIVSAEGFEYDHLYVHFITELPNNWSSSPTQSHSGVTHVSRTKSLGKDNVAYLCYPFTLEAFCTSEEEHEESGPRWPVLYFKVLSLDSWWRYRTEGYGYLLFPSTPGLHTLTRHTWRPLQTGTASAMRRFFIGGSPELEDLSYVRVPGHFKGDRLSRFGFCTQTSGSVTFRFHCIQQSRDFANSTAARRRWQNTFDQAQGFHHRDTLLSTMEAFQRARRKMQEVRESLPVDFIASVSQIQV; encoded by the exons ATGTCTGAATGGTGCAACAGTGACACCGGAGAGGCTGTCTACCGGTCTCTGGATGCCATAAAAAACCTACGGATAAG GGTATCCTTAAAGAGGGTGACCACCTCAGTGACTCTTTCCCAACAACTCCAGCGGCAAGTTCTGTCCCAGCAGGATGCAGGAGTCATTGAACTCGTGCCGCTCACATCGCAAGCCCAACCTG GCGATAACGCAGAAGACGTCGTCGTTGGCTGGCAGGAGAAGCTTTTCAGTCAG TATGAAATGGAGCTGTTCCAAAACGAGGTTGCGTGTCAGAGCCCACTGGACCGGCAGTACCACAAAGAGGTCACAGCCCTGACTCAGACCGAGGGCCGGCAAAACCGCAGAATTTTTACCTACACAGATTATGATCGCTACACCAACTGTCAGCCGCTGCAGCAGCTG CACCAAGGCAGCCATTTGCTCAACACCACCAAGACCAAACCCACTTTCCTTGCCGAAAGGATGGCCACCGTGCGGCAGCGAAGGCAGGACAGGCGAACCAC GGATGCCAGTTTCCCCAAGTCCAAGATCATTAACTGGGAGCCCAGCGATGAGTTCAAGAGGAACAGCCATGAGGTGAACAGTGTCATGCAGACAATGCACGTCATGGGAGATCTGGGTCCTCCTGGAAG GTTGGGTCTGAAGGAGAACGAATTTTTGCTGTTGACCGTAAAAACAGATGGCAACGGGACCATTGTCGTGAAACCTGACTTCAACGAGGGCAAAGAGTCCTACAG GATAGCAACTGCCGGGAGCAACAAAGAAATCTGGCATCTCACCATCGAGAACGCGTCGGCAAGCATGAAATCGGAGGAGAAGGAACGAGAGCAGCGCTTGTACCGAGATGTGCGTAGCCATTTCTGGGGCCGTGAG CTGCGTTCCAGGCGCACCGAGTTTCCATATAGCCTCGTTGGACAGGACTTCGAAATG CCTCCTCCGGGTGTTCTGCGCTACTTCCTGAACGGCGAGATAG TCTCCGCTGAGGGCTTTGAGTATGATCATTTGTATGTCCACTTCATAACGGAGCTGCCAAACA ACTGGTCCAGCTCACCGACGCAGTCCCACTCAGGAGTCACTCACGTCTCTCGGACCAAATCACTGGGGAAG GACAACGTGGCGTACCTCTGCTACCCTTTCACCTTGGAGGCTTTCTGCACAAGCGAGGAAGAGCACGAGG AATCCGGACCCCGGTGGCCAGTGTTGTATTTCAAGGTTCTCTCACTGGACTCCTGGTGGCGATATCGAACCGAAGGCTATGGCTACCTGCTCTTTCCCTCCACGCCTG GACTGCACACCTTGACGCGTCACACGTGGAGACCCCTTCAGACGGGCACGGCCTCGGCCATGAGGCGCTTCTTTATCGGAGGTTCCCCGGAACTGGAGGACCTGAGCTACGTGAGGGTACCAGGCCATTTTAAG GGGGACAGGCTCAGTCGCTTTGGATTTTGTACACAAACCTCGGGGAGTGTGACTTTTCGTTTTCACTGCATTCAGCAGTCGAG AGATTTTGCCAATTCCACTGCAGCAAGGAGAAGGTGGCAGAACACTTTTGACCAGGCCCAAGGATTCCATCACCGTGATACTCTCTTAAGCACCATGG AGGCGTTTCAACGGGCCAGAAGGAAAATGCAAGAAGTTAGAGAAAGTCTTCCCGTGGACTTCATCGCCTCTGTCTCTCAAATCCAAGTATGA